In Silene latifolia isolate original U9 population chromosome X, ASM4854445v1, whole genome shotgun sequence, the following proteins share a genomic window:
- the LOC141618341 gene encoding septum site-determining protein minD homolog, chloroplastic, whose protein sequence is MLLLKPTLFPPFSPTKLPFPHHKPPKPHLTLTTPTKSLLQYNRKPQLSGPTPRIIVITSGKGGVGKTTTTANLGISLARHGFSVVLIDADVGLRNLDLLLGLESRVNYTALEVLNGDCRLDQALVRDKRWPNLNLLCISKPRSKIPLSFGGKALNWLTDALKQSINPQFILIDCPAGIDAGFITAITPANEAVLVTTPDITALRDADRVTGLLECDGVKDIKMMVNRVRTDMIKGEDMMSVLDVQEMLGLALLGVIPEDSEVIRSTNRGYPLVLNKPISLAGLAFEQAAWRLVEQDSMTAVMMEEEPKKGGFLSFLGW, encoded by the coding sequence ATGCTCCTCCTTAAACCCACCTTATTCCCCCCATTCTCCCCAACCAAACTTCCTTTCCCTCACCACAAACCCCCTAAACCCCACCTCACACTCACCACCCCCACAAAATCCCTCCTACAATACAACCGCAAACCCCAACTCTCCGGCCCAACACCCCGAATAATCGTAATCACCTCCGGTAAAGGCGGCGTCGGTAAAACCACAACCACCGCAAACCTCGGCATCTCCCTCGCTCGCCACGGCTTCTCCGTCGTCTTAATCGACGCCGACGTCGGTCTCCGCAACCTCGACCTCCTCCTCGGCCTCGAATCCCGTGTCAATTACACCGCACTCGAAGTCCTCAACGGCGATTGTCGTCTCGACCAAGCCCTAGTTCGAGACAAACGCTGGCCGAATCTCAATCTCCTCTGTATCTCGAAACCCCGGTCCAAAATCCCCCTTTCCTTCGGCGGAAAAGCCCTAAATTGGCTCACCGACGCGCTTAAGCAATCAATAAACCCGCAGTTTATCCTAATTGATTGTCCCGCGGGGATTGATGCCGGTTTTATAACCGCCATTACCCCCGCGAATGAAGCGGTGTTGGTTACAACGCCGGATATTACCGCGTTGCGGGATGCGGATCGGGTTACCGGGTTATTGGAGTGTGATGGGGTTAAGGATATTAAAATGATGGTTAATAGGGTTAGAACGGATATGATTAAGGGTGAGGATATGATGAGTGTGCTTGATGTTCAGGAGATGTTAGGGTTGGCGTTGTTGGGGGTGATTCCGGAGGATAGTGAGGTTATTCGGAGTACGAATCGAGGGTATCCGCTTGTTTTGAATAAACCGATTAGTTTGGCTGGGTTGGCTTTTGAGCAAGCGGCTTGGAGGCTTGTTGAGCAGGATAGTATGACTGCTGTTATGATGGAGGAAGAGCCTAAGAAAGGCGGGTTTTTGTCGTTTCTTGGTTGGTGA
- the LOC141620780 gene encoding U-box domain-containing protein 35-like: MEKGETDKDELVVAIGLSGSRKGKLILKWAVEKFVPEGKVRFRIIRVYPKITTVPTPIGTWLPVSQVTEDVANTYRQEIGWKKMKALLPYQQSLKAQKVKSDIVVLESDDIALTLCSDVNKNSIRHLVVGPSSTSIFSRKTPRTGDQSLSAVISENAPSFCSVYVVADGKLQYLRASESEPTVISVPNTNGSSSTLPDSTSGSSSLTIGRVLKTRPSSPRCKWIRASSLIGKDICDYRLLIVFSYTHCFYRPRLRLRFFYQQLQTRTIRTSPKPSGCTKSNYGASGYIPLYPESFTSTPPGGSFAGNTPTGSFVGTPPTGSYMGTPPTGSYMGTSPNASFVGTHQAEYVEGITPRGTQPQRQPPASPEAASQGQIYELEKLRMELRHVEKMYELAQNNNIDEKLNTLSKERLEAALKHKEEAANEIANTEKHKHIAEQYKAESGKNGQGNKPHHKEKKDAAQKAEDSENKLQQLLASPVTQCQKFSWSEILEATSSLSQEFRIGAGAFGTVFKCKLHHTTVAVKVLHSKDTVTNKQFLQELEILSTIRHPHLLLLLGAVPEESCLVYEYMENGSLDDRLFRKDNCPPLPWYERIRICWEVASALAFLHSTKPRPIIHRDLKPANILLDNHLVSKIGDAGLGTTITMEPNEKSLKTLYKETSPVGTLCYIDPEYQRTGRVSTKSDVYALGVVILQLLTTKPAVGIAYLVEDAVEEGTLTEILDKEAGKWPDEAAQELASLGLLCSELRGRDRPDLREVILPTLERLKEVADKAREQIASAPPELPAHFICPISKEVMDDPYVAADGYTYNRAAIEKWLAENSTSPTTNLPLPHKFIMPNYTILEAIKQWKSKQLPN, translated from the exons ATGGAGAAAGGAGAAACCGACAAAGACGAACTTGTGGTTGCAATCGGGTTGTCAGGAAGTCGAAAAGGCAAGCTCATTCTCAAGTGGGCAGTAGAGAAGTTTGTACCAGAGGGTAAAGTGAGGTTCAGGATCATACGTGTTTACCCAAAAATAACCACAGTACCTACACCAA TCGGAACTTGGCTACCTGTATCACAAGTTACAGAGGATGTAGCAAATACTTATAGGCAGGAAATCGGATGGAAGAAAATGAAGGCACTTCTTCCCTACCAACAGTCCTTAAAAGCACAAAAG GTAAAATCAGACATTGTAGTGCTTGAATCAGATGATATAGCACTGACATTGTGCTCAGATGTTAATAAAAATTCCATAAGACATCTTGTTGTTGGGCCTTCGTCGACTAGCATCTTCTCAAG GAAAACCCCCAGGACGGGAGATCAAAGCCTATCAGCAGTTATTTCAGAAAATGCTCCAAGTTTTTGCTCAGTTTATGTTGTTGCTGATGGAAAGCTTCAGTATCTGCGTGCATCAGAGTCAGAACCAACTGTGATCTCTGTCCCCAACACAAATGGGTCATCAAGCACACTTCCAGATAGTACTTCCGGCTCTTCTTCACTTACAATAG GCCGTGTGTTGAAGACCAGACCTTCATCACCAAGATGTAAGTGGATACGAGCAAGTTCTCTGATTGGAAAAGATATTTGTGATTACAGGTTACTCATAGTATTCTCATATACACACTGCTTTTACAGACCCAGGCTCAGGCTCCGCTTCTTCTACCAACAACTCCAAACCCGGACTATCAGAACCTCACCCAAACCATCTGGATGTACCAAGTCGAATTATGGAGCCAGTGGATACATCCCATTATACCCTGA GTCTTTTACAAGCACTCCGCCTGGAGGATCTTTTGCGGGGAACACGCCCACAGGATCCTTTGTTGGGACCCCACCCACAGGATCCTACATGGGAACCCCGCCAACAGGATCATACATGGGGACTTCCCCTAATGCATCTTTTGTAGGAACACATCAAGCAGAGTATGTGGAAGGCATTACGCCACGAGGTACTCAACCCCAACGACAGCCACCAGCAAGTCCGGAAGCAGCTTCCCAAGGCCAG ATATATGAACTTGAAAAGTTAAGGATGGAACTGAGACATGTTGAGAAAATGTATGAGCTGGCTCAGAATAATAACATTGATGAGAAG TTAAATACTCTAAGCAAGGAGCGACTGGAGGCAGCATTAAAACACAAAGAGGAAGCAGCTAACGAAATAGCTAACACAGAGAAGCATAAACACATAGCTGAACAATATAAAGCAGAATCGGGTAAAAATGGTCAAGGAAACAAACCTCACCACAAAGAAAAGAAAGATGCTGCTCAGAAGGCAGAGGACAGCGAAAACAAGCTTCAACAGCTGCTTGCAAGTCCAGTTACTCAGTGTCAGAAGTTCAGTTGGAGCGAGATTTTAGAAGCCACGTCATCCCTATCCCAAGAATTTCGGATTGGGGCGGGTGCATTTGGGACTGTGTTCAAGTGCAAGTTGCATCACACTACGGTCGCAGTGAAGGTGCTTCATTCCAAAGACACAGTCACAAACAAGCAATTCCTTCAGGAG CTTGAGATCTTGAGCACTATTCGCCACCCACACTTGCTGCTGCTCTTAGGAGCTGTTCCAGAAGAGAGCTGCCTTGTCTACGAGTACATGGAGAATGGTAGCCTTGACGATAGGCTATTTCGAAAAGACAACTGCCCTCCACTTCCATGGTACGAAAGAATCAGAATTTGCTGGGAGGTGGCAAGCGCTCTAGCCTTTCTCCACAGCACAAAACCGAGACCTATTATTCACCGTGACCTGAAACCAGCAAACATCTTGCTTGATAACCATTTAGTCAGCAAGATCGGTGATGCTGGGCTTGGAACAACAATTACTATGGAGCCAAATGAGAAATCCCTCAAAACCCTGTACAAGGAAACCAGTCCAGTTGGTACACTCTGCTACATTGATCCAGAGTACCAAAGGACAGGGCGGGTATCAACCAAGTCCGACGTCTATGCTTTAGGGGTGGTGATCTTACAGTTGCTGACAACAAAACCTGCAGTGGGGATAGCCTATTTGGTTGAAGATGCTGTAGAAGAAGGTACATTAACGGAAATTTTGGATAAAGAAGCAGGAAAGTGGCCAGATGAGGCAGCACAAGAACTGGCTTCATTAGGGCTACTGTGTTCTGAGCTAAGGGGTAGAGACAGGCCTGATCTAAGAGAGGTTATTCTTCCCACACTAGAGCGGTTGAAAGAAGTGGCAGATAAAGCCCGGGAACAGATTGCGAGTGCGCCGCCAGAACTGCCAGCTCACTTCATCTGCCCTATTTCAAAG GAAGTCATGGACGATCCCTATGTAGCAGCAGATGGATACACATATAATCGTGCAGCGATAGAGAAGTGGTTGGCAGAAAACAGCACATCACCTACCACGAACCTCCCACTTCCACACAAGTTTATAATGCCAAACTACACCATACTTGAAGCGATTAAGCAATGGAAGTCCAAGCAACTACCCAATTGA